The following proteins are encoded in a genomic region of Deltaproteobacteria bacterium:
- a CDS encoding LysE family transporter, with product MFFKSLLLGFIVAIPIGPIALLILQRSLGLGYLAGFASGIGAAAADALFALFASMGLVALISWLEKYYVWIQPVGGLIVVVLGLKFFFNKPPLLKADEVLTPRYLHHYTWDAFSTFLLTLTNPMTMFAFAALFTGSNLIPVDPRKIFFFEITSGIFCGSLSWWLILVTLSHPIKKNISPLRIRHVMQGLALVLIALGSWAVLSSFPQ from the coding sequence ATGTTTTTCAAATCGCTTCTCCTGGGCTTTATCGTCGCCATCCCGATCGGGCCGATTGCCCTGCTGATCCTCCAGAGGAGTCTTGGCCTTGGTTATCTTGCCGGTTTTGCGAGCGGTATTGGGGCCGCCGCCGCGGATGCCCTCTTCGCCCTCTTCGCCTCCATGGGACTCGTCGCCCTGATCTCCTGGCTGGAAAAATATTACGTCTGGATCCAGCCGGTTGGGGGACTGATTGTCGTGGTCCTCGGCCTCAAGTTTTTCTTCAACAAACCCCCTCTCCTGAAGGCGGATGAGGTTCTGACCCCCCGATACCTCCACCATTATACATGGGATGCCTTTTCCACGTTTCTCCTCACCCTGACAAACCCGATGACGATGTTTGCCTTTGCCGCCCTCTTCACCGGTTCCAACCTGATCCCGGTCGATCCCCGCAAAATCTTCTTTTTTGAGATCACATCCGGCATCTTTTGTGGTAGTCTTTCCTGGTGGCTCATCCTGGTCACCCTCTCCCATCCGATCAAAAAGAACATCTCCCCTTTGCGGATCCGTCACGTCATGCAAGGACTCGCCCTCGTTCTGATCGCCCTGGGCAGCTGGGCCGTTCTTTCCTCATTCCCCCAATAA